The Pirellulimonas nuda genome includes a region encoding these proteins:
- a CDS encoding formylmethanofuran dehydrogenase subunit A, with product MPRDLLKIAGGTLYDPANGVDGEVRDLWVERGKIVAPPSDPAERPARTINASGLVVMPGGVDMHCHIAGPKVNAGRILRADDKGSSAEQVMRTALTRSGRLGSVPSTFATGYKYAGLGYTTAMEAAAPPLLARHVHAELDDTPCLDKGCYMLVGNNHYVMRAIEQGDPRRLEAFLAWLLGRSRGYALKLVNPGGVEAWKHAPSGNVDGLDDAVPGFGVTPRQILRQVTEAANRLALPHPVHIHCNQLGIPGNWRTTLDTMQGLDGLRAHLTHIQFHSYGGTDADERSMRSRTAPLAEWVNAHPLLTVDVGQVMFGATTSMTADGPLGYFLHKVTGAKWVSSDCEAEAGCGVSPLVYKNKNLIHALQWAIGLEWYLLVDNPWQVAMSTDHPNGGSFLAYPELIRLLMDRSYRNDVLATCPPAVRERTVLADLKREYTLGEIAIITRAGPARMLGLAHKGQLGVGADADVTIYTPHENLAVMFQLPRVVIKGGAVVAEEGEMRSVPQGSTLSVTRGYDDAPLADLPEFFERHYSIDVSQYGFGPADNPTTPVEPAT from the coding sequence ATGCCCCGCGACCTGCTGAAGATCGCCGGCGGAACCCTCTACGATCCGGCCAATGGCGTCGACGGCGAGGTCCGCGATCTGTGGGTCGAACGCGGCAAGATCGTCGCGCCGCCTAGCGACCCCGCAGAACGCCCCGCCCGCACGATCAACGCCTCGGGGCTTGTGGTTATGCCGGGCGGGGTCGACATGCACTGCCACATCGCGGGGCCGAAGGTCAACGCGGGACGCATCCTGCGGGCGGACGACAAAGGGTCGTCCGCAGAGCAGGTGATGCGGACGGCGCTCACGCGGTCCGGCAGGCTGGGGAGCGTCCCCAGCACCTTCGCCACCGGCTACAAGTACGCCGGCCTGGGGTACACCACCGCGATGGAAGCCGCGGCGCCCCCGCTGCTGGCGCGGCACGTGCACGCCGAACTAGACGACACGCCGTGCCTCGACAAGGGGTGCTACATGCTGGTGGGGAACAACCACTACGTGATGCGGGCGATCGAGCAGGGGGACCCGCGGCGGCTCGAGGCGTTCCTGGCCTGGCTGCTGGGGCGGTCGCGCGGCTATGCGCTCAAGCTGGTGAACCCCGGCGGGGTCGAGGCGTGGAAGCACGCCCCCAGCGGCAACGTCGACGGGCTGGACGACGCCGTGCCGGGCTTCGGCGTCACGCCGCGGCAGATCCTCAGGCAGGTGACCGAGGCCGCGAACCGCCTCGCCCTGCCCCACCCGGTGCACATCCATTGCAACCAGCTCGGCATCCCCGGCAACTGGCGGACCACGCTCGACACGATGCAGGGGCTCGACGGCCTGCGCGCCCACCTCACCCATATTCAGTTCCACAGCTACGGCGGCACAGACGCCGACGAGCGGTCCATGCGCAGCCGCACGGCGCCGCTGGCCGAGTGGGTGAACGCCCACCCGCTGCTCACGGTCGACGTGGGCCAGGTGATGTTCGGCGCCACCACCAGCATGACGGCCGACGGCCCGCTGGGGTACTTCCTGCACAAAGTAACCGGCGCCAAGTGGGTGAGCTCCGACTGCGAGGCCGAGGCGGGATGCGGCGTGTCGCCATTGGTGTACAAGAACAAGAACCTGATCCACGCCCTGCAATGGGCGATCGGGCTGGAGTGGTACCTGCTGGTCGACAACCCATGGCAGGTAGCGATGAGCACCGACCACCCCAACGGCGGGTCGTTCCTCGCCTACCCAGAGCTAATCCGTCTGCTGATGGACCGCAGCTACCGCAACGACGTGCTGGCGACCTGCCCGCCGGCGGTGCGCGAGCGGACCGTGCTGGCCGACCTGAAGCGCGAGTACACGCTGGGCGAGATCGCCATCATCACCCGGGCCGGCCCTGCGCGGATGCTGGGGCTCGCGCACAAGGGCCAGCTCGGCGTTGGCGCCGATGCGGACGTGACCATCTATACGCCGCACGAGAACCTGGCGGTGATGTTCCAGTTGCCGCGGGTAGTGATCAAGGGAGGCGCGGTCGTTGCCGAGGAGGGAGAAATGCGGTCCGTCCCGCAAGGGTCTACCCTCAGCGTGACCCGCGGCTACGACGACGCCCCGCTGGCAGACCTGCCCGAGTTTTTCGAGCGGCACTACTCCATCGACGTCAGCCAGTACGGTTTCGGGCCAGCAGACAACCCAACAACCCCGGTCGAGCCAGCAACATAA
- a CDS encoding MazG nucleotide pyrophosphohydrolase domain-containing protein, with protein MPSTDITLAEFQGLIRAMYLEKDLERGIDGTFMWLMEEVGELAAALRERDTQAQEGEFADVLAWLATIANVAGVDLTAAVRAKYGEGCPGCAALVCVCENEKP; from the coding sequence ATGCCCTCTACCGACATCACCCTCGCCGAGTTCCAAGGCCTGATCCGCGCGATGTACCTCGAGAAGGACCTCGAGCGGGGCATCGACGGCACGTTCATGTGGCTGATGGAGGAGGTCGGAGAGCTGGCCGCCGCGCTCCGCGAACGCGACACCCAGGCGCAGGAGGGAGAGTTCGCCGACGTGCTGGCGTGGCTGGCGACGATCGCCAACGTCGCCGGGGTCGACCTCACCGCCGCGGTCCGCGCCAAGTACGGCGAGGGCTGCCCAGGATGCGCCGCGCTCGTGTGTGTGTGTGAAAACGAGAAGCCGTAA
- a CDS encoding MMPL family transporter yields the protein MLASLLGRLANDRAWLVILGWVALAVCLKLVAPGWDQVARDGDLDYLPADVTSQQGAKLLREAFPNERAKSQIVVVLARDEEPLTIDDRNFALEVAKALAALPGVPLADAQFPVWDEQTPVVGGMLRSPDHRAQMVVARTTNDLMAIDNIRVLNAVREAIDTLRPQAPAGLRIGMTGSALIGGDVRAATIESLQNTEVATVALVLACLMLIYRSPLLVLVPLATIAVSLSVSYNTVALLAEHFGPDDYWWSGLKVFTTTKIFVVVILFGAGTDFCLFLIARYREELARGTRRNRAPGLALRRVSSALLGSALTTIVGLATMVLARYGKFTSSGPIVGLCLAIALAACLTFAPALLRVLGPVVFWPLGVAAEESVRHGPAARFWNWLADLVLRRPATILAVSALVAAPLVWAGSSVRVSHDLLSELPEGSTSVEGASLVREFFGPGAVAPLTVTAELPEGDLKTADSRFTVAWLHKALYDLPAVADVRSFYLPTGGEPGRTRMLSPEQWAARALAGSPITADAFVSDSPPYAGRVTQLSVVLTEDPFSQEGRDLMPQIEDALEKLADDDDSPWRGARFELAGTTPGMRDLERVTNADRLRIQVSTVLAVYCVLLFILRRPWVCLFLIATVLVSYWVTIGVTEVYFEWLYGPGYSGLDWKAPIFLFVILIAVGQDYNIYLTTRVFEEQAKHGGREGLRRALVQTGGIITSCGVIMAGTFIAMTAGSLRAMIELGFSLSLGVLLDTFYVRSVVVPSFLALRERRLATDGLATDNTDGTDEDGQEKAREGTKKVEGVAR from the coding sequence ATGCTCGCATCGCTGCTCGGCCGGCTGGCGAACGATCGGGCCTGGCTCGTGATCCTGGGTTGGGTCGCGCTAGCGGTCTGCCTCAAGCTGGTCGCCCCCGGCTGGGACCAGGTCGCCCGCGACGGCGACCTCGACTACCTGCCGGCCGACGTCACCAGCCAGCAGGGCGCCAAGCTGCTCCGCGAGGCCTTCCCCAACGAGCGGGCCAAGAGCCAGATCGTGGTGGTCTTGGCCCGGGACGAAGAGCCGCTGACGATCGACGACCGCAACTTTGCGCTCGAGGTCGCCAAGGCGCTCGCGGCGCTCCCCGGCGTGCCGCTGGCCGACGCCCAGTTTCCGGTCTGGGACGAACAGACGCCGGTTGTGGGCGGCATGCTCCGCTCGCCCGACCACCGCGCCCAGATGGTGGTCGCCCGCACCACCAACGACCTGATGGCCATCGACAACATCCGGGTCCTGAACGCCGTCCGCGAGGCCATCGACACGCTCCGGCCGCAGGCCCCCGCGGGTTTGCGGATCGGCATGACCGGCTCGGCGCTCATCGGCGGCGACGTCCGCGCCGCGACCATCGAGAGCCTGCAGAACACCGAGGTCGCCACCGTGGCGTTGGTGCTGGCCTGCCTGATGTTGATCTACCGCTCGCCGCTGCTGGTGCTGGTGCCGCTGGCGACGATCGCGGTGTCGCTGAGCGTGTCGTACAACACGGTGGCGCTCTTGGCGGAGCACTTCGGCCCGGACGACTACTGGTGGTCGGGCCTCAAGGTGTTCACCACCACCAAGATCTTTGTCGTGGTGATCTTGTTCGGCGCCGGCACCGACTTCTGCTTGTTCTTGATCGCCCGCTACCGCGAGGAGCTCGCCCGCGGCACGCGGCGCAACCGGGCGCCGGGGCTCGCCCTGCGGAGGGTCAGCAGCGCGCTGCTGGGCAGCGCGCTGACCACCATCGTCGGGCTGGCGACCATGGTGCTCGCCCGCTACGGCAAGTTCACCAGCAGCGGGCCCATCGTCGGGCTCTGCCTGGCCATCGCGTTGGCGGCCTGCCTGACGTTTGCCCCCGCGCTGCTGAGGGTGCTCGGCCCCGTCGTCTTCTGGCCGCTGGGGGTCGCGGCCGAAGAGTCGGTGCGTCACGGCCCCGCGGCGAGGTTCTGGAACTGGCTCGCCGACCTGGTGCTCCGCCGCCCCGCGACGATCCTCGCCGTGAGCGCGTTGGTCGCGGCGCCGCTCGTCTGGGCGGGGAGTTCGGTGCGCGTCAGCCACGACCTGTTGTCGGAGCTCCCCGAGGGGAGCACGTCGGTCGAAGGGGCGTCGCTCGTGCGAGAGTTCTTCGGACCCGGCGCCGTGGCGCCGCTGACCGTGACGGCCGAGCTCCCCGAAGGGGACCTCAAGACGGCCGACAGCCGCTTCACCGTGGCCTGGCTGCACAAGGCGTTGTACGACCTGCCGGCGGTGGCCGACGTGCGCAGCTTCTACCTCCCCACCGGGGGCGAGCCGGGCAGGACGCGGATGCTGAGCCCCGAGCAGTGGGCCGCACGCGCGCTGGCCGGCAGCCCCATCACGGCCGATGCGTTCGTTTCCGACTCTCCCCCCTACGCCGGACGCGTGACGCAGCTAAGCGTGGTGCTGACCGAGGACCCCTTCTCCCAGGAGGGCCGCGACCTCATGCCGCAGATCGAGGACGCCCTCGAAAAGCTGGCCGACGACGACGACTCGCCGTGGCGCGGCGCCCGCTTCGAGCTGGCCGGCACGACGCCGGGGATGCGGGACCTGGAACGCGTCACCAACGCAGACCGCCTGCGCATCCAGGTGTCGACCGTGCTGGCGGTCTACTGCGTGCTGCTCTTCATCCTCCGCCGACCGTGGGTCTGCCTGTTCCTGATCGCAACAGTGCTGGTGAGCTACTGGGTGACGATCGGAGTGACCGAGGTCTACTTCGAGTGGCTTTACGGCCCCGGCTACAGCGGGCTCGACTGGAAGGCGCCGATCTTCTTGTTCGTGATCCTCATCGCGGTCGGGCAGGACTACAACATCTACCTCACCACCCGCGTCTTCGAAGAACAGGCCAAGCACGGCGGCCGCGAGGGGCTCCGCCGGGCGCTGGTGCAAACCGGCGGCATCATCACTAGCTGCGGCGTGATCATGGCCGGCACGTTCATCGCCATGACCGCCGGCTCGCTGCGCGCGATGATCGAACTCGGGTTCTCGCTGTCGCTGGGGGTGCTGCTCGACACGTTCTACGTGCGAAGCGTCGTGGTGCCGAGCTTCCTGGCGCTGCGAGAACGCCGCCTGGCCACGGACGGGCTTGCCACGGATAACACAGATGGCACCGACGAAGATGGCCAGGAAAAGGCGCGAGAAGGCACAAAGAAAGTAGAAGGCGTAGCGCGGTAG
- a CDS encoding SMP-30/gluconolactonase/LRE family protein translates to MKLLAVITSLALLAPALAQDAAPYAPRTVADRTTGEIERLDPRLDALVDPNSPIEVLAEGLDWSEGPVWLTEPGYVVFSDVPRNTVYKWTQEEGLTTWLTPSGYTGDVPRGGETGSNGLALDARGRLVLCQHGDRRVARLLTPFPSAGPVADPKFKTITNNYDGKRFNSPNDLAIHSSGAIYFTDPPYGMVGKWDDPAKEIDFQGVYRVTPDGKSNVEDQSLNAPNGVALSPDEQTLYVAQSDPKKPHVFAYDVGSDGSLSNRRVLFDALELSKTRPGMPDGLKLDTQGNLFVTGPGGVLVLTPEGDHLGTIRTGGLIANCAFGDDGRTLYMTSDDLFCRVRLKTKGSGF, encoded by the coding sequence ATGAAACTCCTTGCGGTCATCACCTCGCTTGCGCTGCTCGCGCCCGCCCTCGCCCAAGACGCCGCCCCCTACGCGCCGCGCACCGTCGCCGATCGCACCACCGGAGAGATCGAGCGTCTCGACCCGCGGCTCGACGCGTTGGTCGACCCGAACTCGCCCATCGAGGTGCTCGCCGAGGGGCTCGACTGGAGCGAGGGCCCGGTGTGGCTCACGGAGCCCGGCTACGTGGTGTTCTCTGACGTGCCGCGGAACACCGTTTACAAGTGGACGCAGGAAGAGGGCCTCACGACTTGGCTCACCCCCTCGGGCTACACGGGCGATGTCCCACGCGGCGGCGAGACCGGCTCGAACGGGCTGGCCCTCGACGCTCGGGGCCGTCTCGTGCTGTGCCAACACGGCGACCGACGCGTCGCACGTCTGCTGACCCCATTCCCCTCCGCCGGCCCGGTCGCCGATCCCAAGTTCAAGACCATCACGAATAACTACGACGGGAAGCGATTCAACAGCCCCAACGACCTGGCTATCCATTCCTCGGGCGCCATCTACTTCACCGACCCCCCCTACGGCATGGTGGGGAAGTGGGACGACCCGGCCAAAGAAATCGACTTCCAGGGGGTCTACCGCGTGACGCCCGACGGCAAGTCGAACGTGGAAGATCAATCGCTCAACGCACCCAACGGGGTGGCGCTGTCTCCAGACGAGCAGACGCTGTACGTAGCGCAGTCGGACCCCAAGAAGCCGCACGTCTTTGCCTACGACGTCGGGTCCGATGGCTCGCTCTCGAACCGGCGTGTGCTGTTTGACGCGTTGGAGCTCTCCAAGACGCGGCCCGGGATGCCGGACGGCCTCAAGCTCGACACGCAGGGCAACCTGTTCGTGACGGGCCCGGGGGGCGTGCTGGTGCTGACCCCCGAGGGGGACCACCTCGGCACGATCCGCACCGGCGGGCTGATCGCCAACTGCGCCTTTGGCGACGATGGCCGCACGCTCTACATGACCAGCGACGACCTGTTCTGCCGCGTGCGGCTGAAGACCAAGGGCAGCGGGTTCTGA
- a CDS encoding DnaJ domain-containing protein — protein MPERSTNSTAAALDATIERSAEVVRRSYQKPGFLKRLGLSLPVTVEDVKQAYYVKAREAHPDHNGDPQQFKEIQRAFDEAVEFAKRNGKRLPWIGAQLPIYVAQRDVVDKVQRWGGRVVVEPLEWLEDTVGQDFASLADRLTEIDLAGADIGDAEVGELIADPDGLRYLEVLGLANTRVTNAGALKIAGATRLKLLDLRGTPVTIGMRKQLQTLRAIESVAGTSRLAEWARRMFG, from the coding sequence ATGCCCGAACGAAGCACCAATTCAACGGCCGCTGCGCTCGACGCCACGATCGAGCGGAGCGCCGAGGTTGTCCGCCGCAGCTACCAAAAGCCGGGCTTCCTCAAGCGGCTGGGGCTGTCGCTGCCGGTGACGGTTGAGGACGTCAAGCAGGCGTACTACGTGAAGGCGCGTGAGGCCCACCCCGACCACAACGGCGATCCGCAGCAGTTCAAGGAGATCCAGCGGGCGTTCGACGAGGCGGTCGAGTTCGCCAAGCGGAACGGCAAGCGGCTTCCCTGGATCGGCGCCCAACTGCCGATCTACGTCGCCCAGCGAGACGTTGTTGACAAGGTGCAGCGTTGGGGGGGACGGGTTGTGGTGGAGCCGCTGGAGTGGCTCGAAGACACGGTCGGGCAGGACTTCGCCTCGCTGGCGGACCGCCTGACAGAGATCGACCTGGCGGGCGCCGACATCGGCGACGCCGAGGTCGGCGAGCTGATCGCGGACCCCGACGGCCTACGCTACCTTGAGGTGCTGGGGCTGGCCAACACGCGCGTCACCAACGCCGGCGCGCTCAAGATCGCCGGCGCCACGAGGCTCAAGCTGCTCGACCTGCGCGGCACGCCGGTCACCATCGGCATGCGGAAGCAGCTCCAGACCCTGCGCGCGATCGAGTCGGTGGCCGGCACCAGCCGGCTGGCCGAGTGGGCGCGGCGCATGTTTGGCTGA
- a CDS encoding DUF1559 domain-containing protein: MSRQHNVLTKRAFTLVELLVVIAIIGILVGLLLPAVQAAREAARRSQCQNQLKQVGLALQNYESAQNRLPPFAEIPRGQTFQPFSAMVRILPYIEEQQLADLVDFDVAVPFTEHPEVAQTRIALYMCPSEENDRARATPTLTYYPLNYGLNVGTWFVYDPATGKAGDGAFAPNHPFKFSEVSDGLSKTLAACEVKAYQPNVWDTNNPSTVGEPAPATPAALAAYFGGTFDFNGHTEWVEGDVHETGVTATFPPNTRIPYTNGGVEYDIDVTSMRDGESTTVPTYAAITARSYHPGVVNAAMLDGSVRAVADDIDLAPWRAAGTRAGGESVGLN; this comes from the coding sequence CACTCGTAGAACTGCTGGTGGTGATCGCCATCATCGGCATCCTGGTCGGGCTGCTGCTGCCCGCGGTGCAGGCGGCGCGCGAAGCGGCGCGACGTTCCCAGTGCCAGAACCAGCTCAAGCAGGTCGGCCTGGCGTTGCAGAACTACGAGAGCGCCCAGAATCGCTTGCCCCCGTTCGCCGAGATCCCCCGCGGGCAGACCTTCCAGCCCTTCTCCGCCATGGTGCGGATCCTCCCCTACATCGAAGAGCAGCAGCTTGCGGACCTAGTCGATTTTGACGTCGCCGTGCCATTCACCGAGCATCCGGAAGTGGCTCAAACACGCATCGCCCTGTACATGTGCCCCTCCGAGGAGAACGACCGCGCCCGGGCCACCCCCACGCTCACCTACTACCCGCTCAACTACGGGCTGAACGTCGGCACTTGGTTCGTGTACGACCCGGCCACCGGCAAGGCGGGCGACGGCGCCTTCGCGCCGAACCACCCGTTCAAGTTTTCCGAGGTCTCCGACGGGCTCAGCAAGACCCTGGCGGCCTGCGAGGTTAAGGCCTACCAGCCCAACGTGTGGGACACGAACAACCCCTCGACGGTCGGCGAGCCGGCCCCCGCGACTCCAGCGGCGCTGGCCGCCTACTTCGGCGGCACCTTCGACTTCAACGGGCACACGGAGTGGGTCGAGGGGGACGTGCACGAAACGGGCGTCACCGCCACCTTCCCCCCAAACACACGCATCCCCTACACCAACGGCGGCGTGGAGTACGACATCGACGTGACCTCGATGCGCGACGGCGAATCGACCACCGTCCCCACCTACGCCGCGATCACCGCACGCAGCTACCACCCCGGCGTCGTCAACGCCGCGATGCTCGACGGCTCGGTCAGAGCGGTCGCCGATGATATCGACCTCGCCCCCTGGCGTGCGGCCGGCACCCGCGCCGGCGGCGAGAGCGTCGGCCTGAACTGA
- the argF gene encoding ornithine carbamoyltransferase: MRHLLTVADLSAGDIEAVFAIAEDLKTKFAQGQREALLPGRVMALLFEKQSLRTRVSFEAGMTHLGGGSLMLGDDAGFGKRESIADFTRVLSGMVDVIVVRAKSHATVVEVARHSTCSVINGLTDTSHPCQALADLLTVRERFGSLKGLKLAWVGDGNNVARSLAAACGRAGVELAVATPKGYELDVSGEEMKGVKFTATNDPHEAAAGAHAVYTDVWASMGQEAEREQRQKDFADFQVNSRLMASADPEAIFLHCLPARRGEEVTDEVMDAPYSLVVQQAANRMHAQKGVLVWLLGSKA, encoded by the coding sequence ATGCGTCACCTGCTCACCGTCGCCGACCTGTCCGCCGGCGATATCGAGGCGGTCTTCGCGATCGCCGAAGACCTGAAGACCAAGTTTGCTCAGGGCCAGCGCGAGGCGCTGCTGCCCGGGCGGGTGATGGCGCTGTTGTTTGAGAAGCAGTCGCTCCGCACCCGGGTGAGCTTCGAGGCGGGCATGACCCACCTGGGGGGCGGGAGCCTGATGCTGGGGGACGACGCCGGCTTCGGCAAACGCGAGAGCATCGCGGACTTTACGCGGGTGCTCAGCGGGATGGTCGACGTGATCGTGGTCCGCGCCAAGAGCCACGCCACAGTAGTCGAGGTCGCACGCCACTCCACGTGCAGCGTCATCAACGGCCTGACCGACACGTCGCACCCCTGCCAGGCGCTGGCCGACCTGCTGACGGTGCGCGAGCGGTTCGGCTCGCTCAAGGGGCTCAAGCTGGCCTGGGTGGGGGACGGCAACAACGTGGCCCGCAGCCTGGCGGCCGCGTGCGGTCGGGCCGGCGTGGAGTTGGCGGTCGCCACGCCCAAGGGGTACGAACTGGATGTTTCTGGCGAGGAGATGAAGGGGGTCAAGTTCACCGCGACGAACGACCCACATGAAGCCGCCGCCGGCGCCCACGCCGTGTACACCGACGTGTGGGCCAGCATGGGCCAGGAAGCCGAGCGTGAGCAGCGTCAGAAAGATTTTGCCGACTTCCAGGTCAACAGCCGGCTGATGGCCAGCGCCGACCCCGAAGCGATCTTCCTCCACTGCCTGCCGGCCCGCCGCGGTGAGGAGGTGACGGACGAAGTGATGGACGCGCCGTACAGCCTTGTGGTGCAGCAGGCCGCCAACCGCATGCACGCCCAGAAAGGGGTGCTGGTGTGGCTGTTGGGGTCGAAGGCGTAG